In Macrobrachium rosenbergii isolate ZJJX-2024 chromosome 48, ASM4041242v1, whole genome shotgun sequence, one DNA window encodes the following:
- the LOC136831085 gene encoding uncharacterized protein, with the protein MAICDANCEFLYVDIGCNGLVSDGGVWDKTRISSRIATETPGLPGDGKPQGSERMLPYVLVADDAFPMLRHILKPFSHQTQSNEERTFSYRLSRARRTVENAFGILANRFRIFLSPINLSPSKVEMAVLACTALQNFLRRDHVTQYTPEGSWILRMLQDVQSLLVLGVKLRTCWNCKEQDRTQIERLKVYAVT; encoded by the coding sequence ATGGCCATATGTGATGCCAATTGTGAGTTTTTGTATGTTGATATTGGCTGCAATGGACTGGTGTCAGACGGCGGTGTGTGGGATAAGACACGTATCAGCAGCCGTATTGCCACAGAAACACCAGGTCTCCCTGGTGACGGAAAGCCCCAAGGAAGTGAGAGGATGCTACCATACGTGTTAGTGGCAGATGACGCTTTCCCCATGCTGCGCCACATTTTGAAACCGTTCTCACACCAGACCCAAAGTAATGAGGAACGCACTTTTTCTTATCGTTTATCAAGGGCTCGACGCACGGTGGAGAATGCTTTTGGCATTTTAGCTAACCGATTTAGAATTTTTCTGTCACCCATAAACTTATCTCCAAGCAAGGTTGAAATGGCAGTTTTAGCATGTACTGCCTTGCAAAACTTTCTCAGACGTGATCATGTCACGCAGTATACGCCTGAAGGGTCTTGGATTCTGAGGATGTTGCAAGATGTACAATCGCTCCTGGTACTTGGCGTGAAACTCCGAACCTGTTGGAATTGCAAAGAACAGGACAGAACACAAATAGAGAGGCTCAAAGTGTACGCCGTAACTTAA